One Nostoc sp. CENA543 genomic window, TAGTTGCGGCTGCTGTAGCTGATGCACCTTTCGTATAAACTAACACTAAGCTATTTTCGCTAATTTTACCCTCATGGGCAGCATGATATAAATTAGCGATCGCCATTACCGGGCCAATATTTGCATATCTTGGATACAAGTTGATAGTCTTTGCTGCACTAATACCTAATGCTTGTATACAAACATTGGTATACCAAGCAGTAGGAGTATTGAACGCAAAGAAATCTAGATCAGCCAAAGTTAACCCAGCCGCCACCGCCGCGCCTTCGCAGCAAGTACGCACAAAATCTACAGAGGTTTCGGCAAGTGTACTGACATTCTCGCCTGTACGAGTCCGAATCTGAGGCTGTCCTTGAGCATCTGTTACCAGTTCATGTACATAAGCACCACTGGTTGCAGCCGTATTCACGATTTTAGTCCCTAAGATTCCTTGATTTGCTTTGAGTCTATCTACTACAAAGGCTCCAGCACCATCACCCATCGACCATGAGAGGCTATCTGTTTCCTCTACTGTTTGAGAACCGATGTGAGAGACAACAACCAAAGCATTGCGATATGCTCCCGTTTGGATGAGTGCATGAGCGTTTTGCAAAGCTACCAAAGCACTAGAACAAGTTGACTCTAAATTCCAAGCCGGACAGTGCAACCCTAATTTCTGAGCCAAGTAAATAGCATTACCATGTCCCACCTGTTCAGGAAATAGAGAAGCCACAATCATCAAATCCACCTCCTGGGGAGAGAGTCGTGCAGCTTCTAGTGCATCTTTAGCCGCCCGATATTCCAGAGTCAGCGAAGATTCATCGATATCAACCACCCGACGTTCAACATTACCCCGAAAAGGATCTGCTAAATATGGCGCAACAGCTTGTGACCAAATATCCAGAACATTTGGTGTAGAAATTGATTCCCTAGAACCAGATAGCCTTACCCTTCTTGGCTT contains:
- a CDS encoding 3-oxoacyl-ACP synthase III family protein, with amino-acid sequence MMNDSVGICSLAVSFGSVIRTNEYWVRKFPELIPQEKPRRVRLSGSRESISTPNVLDIWSQAVAPYLADPFRGNVERRVVDIDESSLTLEYRAAKDALEAARLSPQEVDLMIVASLFPEQVGHGNAIYLAQKLGLHCPAWNLESTCSSALVALQNAHALIQTGAYRNALVVVSHIGSQTVEETDSLSWSMGDGAGAFVVDRLKANQGILGTKIVNTAATSGAYVHELVTDAQGQPQIRTRTGENVSTLAETSVDFVRTCCEGAAVAAGLTLADLDFFAFNTPTAWYTNVCIQALGISAAKTINLYPRYANIGPVMAIANLYHAAHEGKISENSLVLVYTKGASATAAATIMRWGDVALGCVPTPPLSLTQEPEKIHLTEKQESSISREKLLAASLQQQRQMLETYLLEWLSHSLQLPVSQIEQQQPLTLLLGSLMGFLFKTQIENDLKVQVPIEKFFGENNLNHLIELLLNQLALTKVLTSTSLIDTDTEDREKLTL